The genomic DNA GGCTCTTCGAAGTCGTCCCGCTCGGGCGACGCGGAGACATCCCCGAGGATCTGGATATGATTGCCCTCATTCATCCACGTGGCGTCTCGGACCAGATGGCCTTTGCCCTCGACCAGTATTTTCTCGCCGGAGGTCCACTACTCATCGCCGTCGATCCCTCCTCGGCCGAAGTTCGACGCACCCACCCCAACCGCAACCAACTCAATGGGCTCGGGGGTCCGACCGAATCGGATATCCCCCAACTCCTCTCCGGCTGGGGGATCCAATACAACTCGCGACGCGTCGTCGGCGACTTCGAGCTGGCAACCAACGTTCGCCTCTCAGCAGAGGAACCGGAGCTGCCCCATCCCCTTTGGCTCACCTTTCGCGACCCAGAGAGCGAGACACCAGCGACCACTGGGTTGAACGAGATCCTCCTCATCGAAGCCGGATCCTTCACCGTCGAGAATCCGAATCTCCGGGTGACCCCGATTCTCGAGACCACCGCTCAAAGCGGTGAAATGATGGCTTCCTCGGTGCCAATTACCGGGGTCGAGAACCTTCCCCAGCAGATTTCTCCCGACGGCCGCAGTGAGTTCATTGCCGCGCTCCTCCAAGGGGTCTTCCCCACAGCCTTCCCCGACGGCGAACCCTCCGAGAATAAAGAAGACGACTGGATTCGCCAACTCGAGGAGGAAGAGGATCCGTCCCTAAAGCAATCGACCGGAGAATCCAATCTGGTGATCGTCACCGACACCGATCTCTTTACCGACCGCTTCGGCACGGAAACCGTCCGCTACCTAAGCCAACAAACCACCCGTCGCTCCAACGACAACCTGGCTTTAGCGGTCAACCTCTTCGAACTTCTGGCCGGAGGCAACGAACTCGTGGAGCTCCGTGGCAAAGGCACCGTAGCTCGCCCCTTCCTCCGCGTCGAAGACCTAGCGGCCCAAGCCCGCGTAGCCTATGAGAAACAACTCAGCCAATTGGAAGAGGAGCTCATCTCAGTTCGCAACGACATCCGCGGCTTGGAATCAGAATCTACCGACGAAGAAAAGGAAATCTCTCCCGAGGCCGAAGCCGAGATTCAACAGCGATTGCAGGATTTCCGGGAAAAGGAAGTGCAGCTGCGCCGCGAGCAACGGGAAATCCGTAAAGAACTGCGCGAAGAAATCCGCCGACTCGACCGCACCCTCGTTCTCATCAATCTCCTCGTCGTCCCCGGACTCATCG from Puniceicoccus vermicola includes the following:
- a CDS encoding GldG family protein, with amino-acid sequence MNLARKIFLAVLCILAPLVVTYLAQRVSWRMDWTSEGLYSLSQPSRDILEQIEEPIEFTLYYTPDVEDIPASIRNFAQRVKTMLYEYTKAAPNRITVDIANPAPDTLIEEEAVGAGLSGQRMANGEVLYLGLVAKGNGGERVIPFLLPAREPALEYDLSRLILDLIHPEKPKIGILTSLNLWGKEANLVQGVRAEPPSILIQELQRLFEVVPLGRRGDIPEDLDMIALIHPRGVSDQMAFALDQYFLAGGPLLIAVDPSSAEVRRTHPNRNQLNGLGGPTESDIPQLLSGWGIQYNSRRVVGDFELATNVRLSAEEPELPHPLWLTFRDPESETPATTGLNEILLIEAGSFTVENPNLRVTPILETTAQSGEMMASSVPITGVENLPQQISPDGRSEFIAALLQGVFPTAFPDGEPSENKEDDWIRQLEEEEDPSLKQSTGESNLVIVTDTDLFTDRFGTETVRYLSQQTTRRSNDNLALAVNLFELLAGGNELVELRGKGTVARPFLRVEDLAAQARVAYEKQLSQLEEELISVRNDIRGLESESTDEEKEISPEAEAEIQQRLQDFREKEVQLRREQREIRKELREEIRRLDRTLVLINLLVVPGLIALLALQYFLRRRPGK